The Candidatus Nanohalococcus occultus genome contains a region encoding:
- a CDS encoding V-type ATPase subunit, with protein MNFSGLKRKIPKDYPYMYARISAKRAKLLDERDYDDLLKMEPNQIAKRLEEGEYRKEIDQLGARYDGVQLVELALNRNLSNTMRELSEMAPEPLSGIIEVYLRRFDILTLKRLLRWKKGSSNRDSKDMFIPISRYSFEELSELMEKDYEQIVEDISFPESRVDYQGFIDSKELSKVENSLDKAYSAELDQLCQEVPSKRFRKFMEQELEHQNLVTALRLKKYGYEAEEISKHFVNGHQTRLLTEIMEAENLEEAMDLVVKSGRAKSTERLEELEHELEADRLQNALTMVHAEPLGATSIIGYVVAKQIEIKNLRMLIRAKETGLQNTETIKKNLVIA; from the coding sequence ATGAACTTCTCCGGGCTGAAAAGAAAGATTCCGAAGGACTATCCTTACATGTACGCACGTATCAGTGCGAAGCGAGCAAAGCTCTTAGACGAGAGAGATTATGATGATCTCTTGAAGATGGAGCCGAACCAGATCGCGAAAAGACTTGAGGAAGGAGAGTACCGGAAGGAAATCGACCAGCTCGGAGCGCGTTATGACGGCGTACAGTTAGTTGAACTGGCTTTGAACAGAAATCTATCGAACACGATGCGGGAGCTATCGGAGATGGCTCCGGAACCGCTTTCCGGGATAATAGAAGTCTATCTCAGACGTTTCGATATACTGACACTGAAAAGACTGCTTAGATGGAAGAAAGGCAGCTCAAACCGGGATTCGAAGGACATGTTCATCCCGATCAGCAGATACAGCTTCGAGGAGCTATCCGAGTTAATGGAAAAGGACTACGAGCAGATCGTAGAGGACATCAGCTTCCCGGAATCCCGCGTAGACTACCAAGGCTTCATAGATTCTAAGGAGCTTTCAAAGGTTGAAAACAGCCTGGATAAGGCGTACTCGGCCGAACTCGATCAGCTTTGCCAGGAGGTTCCAAGCAAACGTTTCAGAAAGTTCATGGAACAGGAGCTTGAACACCAGAACCTGGTGACTGCTTTAAGGCTCAAAAAGTACGGTTACGAAGCTGAGGAAATCAGCAAGCATTTCGTCAACGGCCATCAGACCCGGCTTCTAACTGAGATAATGGAGGCTGAGAATCTGGAAGAGGCTATGGATCTGGTTGTAAAGTCCGGGCGGGCGAAGTCAACTGAGAGACTGGAAGAGCTTGAACACGAGCTTGAAGCGGATCGGCTTCAGAACGCTCTGACAATGGTTCACGCAGAGCCGCTAGGAGCGACTTCGATTATAGGTTACGTTGTCGCTAAACAGATCGAGATCAAGAACCTGCGGATGCTTATCAGAGCCAAGGAAACCGGGCTTCAGAACACGGAAACCATCAAGAAGAACCTGGTGATTGCCTGA
- a CDS encoding V-type ATP synthase subunit E — translation MGLKEVKDDILQEAQQQADSITSDAQSKADEIIEEAENEADRILQEAEEEIEEEKESLEKQQLSNARMEAKKKKLDAKQNALEQVFDRFRDELEELSGEERQKFVANCLERAEFEVGTVKASEEFKDVVESEGFEPEDFHKTGLVVVSEDGNRKQEYSLDRIVQSLKDEHRKEVSEVLF, via the coding sequence ATGGGACTAAAAGAAGTTAAAGACGACATCTTGCAGGAAGCACAGCAGCAAGCCGACAGTATAACCTCTGACGCACAGTCAAAAGCAGATGAGATAATCGAGGAAGCTGAAAACGAAGCAGACAGAATTCTTCAGGAAGCAGAAGAAGAGATCGAAGAGGAGAAAGAATCGCTTGAAAAACAGCAGCTGTCAAACGCACGGATGGAAGCAAAAAAGAAGAAGCTTGACGCAAAACAGAATGCTCTCGAACAAGTATTCGACCGGTTCCGTGACGAGCTAGAGGAGCTTTCCGGTGAGGAAAGACAGAAGTTCGTAGCAAACTGCTTGGAACGCGCCGAGTTCGAAGTAGGAACGGTCAAAGCATCCGAGGAGTTCAAGGACGTAGTTGAATCCGAAGGATTCGAACCCGAAGATTTCCACAAAACCGGTTTAGTGGTTGTATCGGAAGACGGCAACCGGAAACAGGAATACAGTCTTGACAGGATTGTACAGAGCCTGAAAGACGAACACCGTAAAGAAGTTTCAGAGGTGCTTTTCTAA
- a CDS encoding V-type ATP synthase subunit K, which produces MAAIGAAAAVGITAIATAYAQAKIGAAGIGALAEDDSLFGSVLILTALPETIVIFGLVVALIATGFI; this is translated from the coding sequence ATGGCAGCAATCGGAGCGGCAGCAGCAGTAGGTATCACTGCAATCGCAACCGCTTACGCACAGGCCAAGATCGGAGCCGCAGGAATCGGAGCATTAGCCGAAGACGACAGTCTTTTCGGTTCAGTTCTAATCCTGACAGCTCTACCGGAAACAATTGTAATTTTCGGTCTGGTTGTAGCGCTAATCGCCACAGGATTCATCTAG
- a CDS encoding V-type ATP synthase subunit I translates to MKPAKMCKISITGHKDQLQKTIDTLYRLKLFDIQTYDGELDTGNPFDEAEEFSQMLVDTRSLLSTLPEAEGTGSFQLSQLANDIETVKEKVDEFERKQAELADEKRDVKTQLDFLKKLKGAKISIEDLEGSDTLETFVGKFDKEELEEATDHDLYEVFEGKDLNLLAYRKDRGMQEVLREIGATETKPPQIDYTGDLEKVLTTLKNRRDGIKSDLDSLQEEYREYARKWRPKLEDAESFLTERVEKAEAPLSFATTDSTFIAEGWIPHDKFNELGEELHRATGGKIHIQEEQTDEEPPTKHENNVAVKPFESLTDLVSVPRHNEIDPSFLLMLTFPLMFGFMIGDAGYGLTTLAVFYGGYRLFPAASEIFKSLMYASIATVAFGLAFGDAFGYVIFGHHSQLASATGIHLFEQIPILFHRAEHLGDVFTLSVVIGLAHVNLGYLVGFYNEFMKHGLKEAFLEKISWILLEIGAFAWYVFGAQVGAPVLLISLVMLYVGEGVEGMVEIPSLLSNILSYFRIFGVSVAAVSLAAVVNAMADPLFGMGNAVGFALGTVVLVVGHVFNTFVKIMEGFLQGIRLHYVEMFTKFYEGGGRKYAPFGGTE, encoded by the coding sequence TACAGGCTGAAGCTTTTCGACATACAGACCTACGATGGAGAGCTAGACACAGGAAATCCGTTTGACGAAGCAGAAGAGTTCTCACAGATGCTGGTCGATACCAGGTCGCTTCTATCCACGCTACCGGAAGCGGAGGGAACGGGATCTTTCCAGCTATCACAGCTAGCAAACGACATAGAAACTGTAAAGGAAAAAGTAGATGAGTTCGAAAGAAAACAGGCCGAGCTAGCGGATGAGAAAAGAGATGTTAAAACACAGCTAGACTTTCTAAAGAAGCTGAAAGGCGCCAAGATCTCGATCGAGGACCTAGAAGGCTCTGACACGCTCGAAACATTCGTAGGCAAGTTCGATAAAGAAGAGCTGGAAGAAGCCACGGACCATGATCTGTACGAAGTATTTGAAGGCAAAGACCTCAATCTTTTGGCTTACAGAAAGGACAGAGGTATGCAAGAAGTTCTCCGGGAGATCGGAGCAACTGAGACAAAGCCTCCGCAGATCGATTACACAGGAGACTTGGAAAAAGTATTAACAACCCTGAAGAACCGCAGGGACGGAATCAAATCCGACCTCGACAGTCTTCAGGAAGAGTACCGGGAGTACGCTCGAAAATGGAGGCCGAAGCTGGAAGATGCGGAAAGCTTTCTGACCGAACGCGTGGAAAAAGCCGAAGCACCTCTAAGCTTCGCTACCACGGATTCGACGTTTATCGCGGAAGGATGGATTCCGCATGATAAGTTCAACGAGCTAGGTGAAGAGCTTCACAGAGCAACAGGCGGAAAGATCCATATTCAGGAAGAGCAAACCGATGAGGAGCCGCCGACAAAACACGAGAACAATGTCGCGGTCAAACCGTTTGAATCGCTTACAGATCTGGTCTCGGTTCCGAGACACAATGAAATCGACCCATCTTTCCTGCTTATGCTTACATTTCCGTTAATGTTCGGATTCATGATCGGAGATGCCGGCTACGGACTTACAACCCTGGCTGTATTCTACGGCGGATACAGGCTGTTCCCGGCGGCATCCGAGATATTCAAGTCCCTGATGTATGCCTCGATCGCAACTGTGGCGTTCGGGCTGGCATTCGGTGATGCCTTCGGTTACGTCATATTCGGCCATCACAGCCAGTTAGCGTCCGCGACAGGAATCCACTTGTTCGAGCAGATCCCGATCCTGTTCCACCGAGCAGAGCATCTAGGCGATGTGTTCACGCTATCGGTAGTGATCGGACTAGCCCACGTCAACCTGGGATACCTCGTTGGATTCTACAACGAGTTCATGAAACACGGCCTCAAAGAAGCGTTCCTCGAGAAGATCTCATGGATCCTGCTTGAGATCGGCGCCTTCGCCTGGTACGTGTTCGGAGCGCAGGTAGGAGCGCCAGTACTGCTTATCTCGCTGGTGATGCTTTACGTCGGAGAAGGCGTAGAAGGCATGGTGGAGATCCCATCTCTGCTATCGAACATCCTATCGTACTTCCGAATATTCGGAGTATCGGTCGCAGCAGTATCACTCGCAGCGGTAGTGAATGCAATGGCCGATCCGCTGTTCGGAATGGGCAACGCAGTAGGGTTCGCACTAGGAACCGTTGTATTAGTAGTAGGTCACGTGTTCAACACGTTCGTGAAAATCATGGAAGGCTTCCTCCAAGGCATCCGACTACATTATGTCGAGATGTTCACGAAGTTCTACGAGGGAGGAGGCAGAAAATACGCTCCGTTCGGAGGAACGGAGTGA